From one Anabas testudineus chromosome 18, fAnaTes1.2, whole genome shotgun sequence genomic stretch:
- the LOC113168475 gene encoding CD226 antigen-like isoform X3, whose product MALSVSYAAFFTFFWIFGPAADQAGVCALGSEGLQKSDGVKWNQDSVCDMADVHHCGDGRCVPKSYLCDGDYDCLDRSDELNCPCNKFSEHRCDDSQCVPKSYVCDRFSDCVDKSDEFNCSQITITAEPGETVTLPCEQPHTRILAVKWIRPDMTPTNIVFSPLDPHLLFRENEDNYNLEHQHESFKNRVELKDSEMTDGEMSLILRNVTFNDTGTYECCVSGHRSRRVSSQFIHIDSLYTSWFIRIIHLDVRPLVQINLTAEPGDTVTLPCRTLTHNTTVSTVKWIRPDLEPEDIFLYQDSWLVPEQQHPSYVDRVELKDHEMKDGDVSVILQDVTVKDTGTFECHVVWKETKHRLSIVHLDVNSADLNLSVVRILLHLVVFCPFFISTLLMVSLYQCKPTGSNEPVSLSMSLSNRGGEDLDEQNDYIMDDVIIEHRF is encoded by the exons ATGGCTTTATCTGTGTCATATGCGgctttctttacatttttctgGATCTTTGGTCCAGCAGCAGATCAAG CTGGAGTTTGTG CTCTGGGATCTGAAG GGCTGCAGAAAAGTGATGGGGTGAAGTGGAATCAGGATTCAGTGTGTGACATGGCTGATGTACATCATTGTGGTGATGGTCGCTGTGTACCCAAAAGCTATCTGTGTGATGGAGACTATGACTGTCTGGACAGGAGTGATGAACTCAACTGCC CGTGTAACAAGTTTTCTGAACATCGTTGTGATGACAGTCAGTGTGTACCTAAAAGctatgtgtgtgacagattcAGTGACTGTGTAGACAAGAGTGATGAGTTCAACTGCT cCCAGATAACCATCACAGCAGAACCTGGTGAGACTGTCACTCTGCCATGTGAACAGCCTCACACCAGGATCCTTGCTGTAAAGTGGATCAGACCGGACATGACTCCAACAAATATCGTTTTCTCCCCACTTGACCCACACCTTTTGTTCAGAGAGAATGAAGATAACTATAATTTAGAGCATCAGCATGAATCTTTTAAGAAccgagtggagctgaaggacagtGAGATGACGGATGGAGAAATGTCTTTGATTCtaagaaatgtcacatttaatgacacCGGAACATATGAGTGTTGTGTGTCAGGACACAGATCACGACGTGTCAGTTCTCAGTTCATCCACATTGATTCTCTGTACACATCTTGGTTTATCAGGATCATCCACCTGGATGTTCGTCCATtag TCCAGATAAACCTCACAGCTGAACCTGGAGACACTGTCACTCTGCCATGTCGaactctcacacacaacaccactgtcagcactgtaaagtggatcagacctgaccTGGAGCCAGAAGACATCTTTTTGTACCAGGACAGCTGGTTAGTTCCAGAACAGCAGCATCCATCTTATGTGGACCGGGTGGAACTGAAGGACCATGAGATGAAGGATGGAGACGTGTCAGTGATTCTGCAGGATGTGACAGTTAAGGACACTGGGACATTTGAGTGTCATGTTGtctggaaagaaacaaaacacagactgagCATCGTTCACCTGGATGTTAACTCAG CTGATCTAAATCTGTCTGTGGTGAGAAtcctcctccacctggtggtgttctgtccgttcttcatctccactctcctcatggtgtctttatatcaATGCAAACCCACAG GAAGCAATGAACCTGTTTCCTTGTCGATGTCTCTGTCCAACCGAGGAGGGGAGGACTTGGACGAACAAAATGATTATATCATGGATGATGTCATTATTGAGCATCGTTTCTGA
- the LOC113168475 gene encoding CD226 antigen-like isoform X1 gives MALSVSYAAFFTFFWIFGPAADQAGVCALGSEGLQKSDGVKWNQDSVCDMADVHHCGDGRCVPKSYLCDGDYDCLDRSDELNCPCNKFSEHRCDDSQCVPKSYVCDRFSDCVDKSDEFNCSQITITAEPGETVTLPCEQPHTRILAVKWIRPDMTPTNIVFSPLDPHLLFRENEDNYNLEHQHESFKNRVELKDSEMTDGEMSLILRNVTFNDTGTYECCVSGHRSRRVSSQFIHIDSLYTSWFIRIIHLDVRPLVQINLTAEPGDTVTLPCRTLTHNTTVSTVKWIRPDLEPEDIFLYQDSWLVPEQQHPSYVDRVELKDHEMKDGDVSVILQDVTVKDTGTFECHVVWKETKHRLSIVHLDVNSVQTPADLNLSVVRILLHLVVFCPFFISTLLMVSLYQCKPTGSNEPVSLSMSLSNRGGEDLDEQNDYIMDDVIIEHRF, from the exons ATGGCTTTATCTGTGTCATATGCGgctttctttacatttttctgGATCTTTGGTCCAGCAGCAGATCAAG CTGGAGTTTGTG CTCTGGGATCTGAAG GGCTGCAGAAAAGTGATGGGGTGAAGTGGAATCAGGATTCAGTGTGTGACATGGCTGATGTACATCATTGTGGTGATGGTCGCTGTGTACCCAAAAGCTATCTGTGTGATGGAGACTATGACTGTCTGGACAGGAGTGATGAACTCAACTGCC CGTGTAACAAGTTTTCTGAACATCGTTGTGATGACAGTCAGTGTGTACCTAAAAGctatgtgtgtgacagattcAGTGACTGTGTAGACAAGAGTGATGAGTTCAACTGCT cCCAGATAACCATCACAGCAGAACCTGGTGAGACTGTCACTCTGCCATGTGAACAGCCTCACACCAGGATCCTTGCTGTAAAGTGGATCAGACCGGACATGACTCCAACAAATATCGTTTTCTCCCCACTTGACCCACACCTTTTGTTCAGAGAGAATGAAGATAACTATAATTTAGAGCATCAGCATGAATCTTTTAAGAAccgagtggagctgaaggacagtGAGATGACGGATGGAGAAATGTCTTTGATTCtaagaaatgtcacatttaatgacacCGGAACATATGAGTGTTGTGTGTCAGGACACAGATCACGACGTGTCAGTTCTCAGTTCATCCACATTGATTCTCTGTACACATCTTGGTTTATCAGGATCATCCACCTGGATGTTCGTCCATtag TCCAGATAAACCTCACAGCTGAACCTGGAGACACTGTCACTCTGCCATGTCGaactctcacacacaacaccactgtcagcactgtaaagtggatcagacctgaccTGGAGCCAGAAGACATCTTTTTGTACCAGGACAGCTGGTTAGTTCCAGAACAGCAGCATCCATCTTATGTGGACCGGGTGGAACTGAAGGACCATGAGATGAAGGATGGAGACGTGTCAGTGATTCTGCAGGATGTGACAGTTAAGGACACTGGGACATTTGAGTGTCATGTTGtctggaaagaaacaaaacacagactgagCATCGTTCACCTGGATGTTAACTCAG TCCAAACTCCAGCTGATCTAAATCTGTCTGTGGTGAGAAtcctcctccacctggtggtgttctgtccgttcttcatctccactctcctcatggtgtctttatatcaATGCAAACCCACAG GAAGCAATGAACCTGTTTCCTTGTCGATGTCTCTGTCCAACCGAGGAGGGGAGGACTTGGACGAACAAAATGATTATATCATGGATGATGTCATTATTGAGCATCGTTTCTGA
- the LOC113168475 gene encoding CD226 antigen-like isoform X2, whose product MALSVSYAAFFTFFWIFGPAADQALGSEGLQKSDGVKWNQDSVCDMADVHHCGDGRCVPKSYLCDGDYDCLDRSDELNCPCNKFSEHRCDDSQCVPKSYVCDRFSDCVDKSDEFNCSQITITAEPGETVTLPCEQPHTRILAVKWIRPDMTPTNIVFSPLDPHLLFRENEDNYNLEHQHESFKNRVELKDSEMTDGEMSLILRNVTFNDTGTYECCVSGHRSRRVSSQFIHIDSLYTSWFIRIIHLDVRPLVQINLTAEPGDTVTLPCRTLTHNTTVSTVKWIRPDLEPEDIFLYQDSWLVPEQQHPSYVDRVELKDHEMKDGDVSVILQDVTVKDTGTFECHVVWKETKHRLSIVHLDVNSVQTPADLNLSVVRILLHLVVFCPFFISTLLMVSLYQCKPTGSNEPVSLSMSLSNRGGEDLDEQNDYIMDDVIIEHRF is encoded by the exons ATGGCTTTATCTGTGTCATATGCGgctttctttacatttttctgGATCTTTGGTCCAGCAGCAGATCAAG CTCTGGGATCTGAAG GGCTGCAGAAAAGTGATGGGGTGAAGTGGAATCAGGATTCAGTGTGTGACATGGCTGATGTACATCATTGTGGTGATGGTCGCTGTGTACCCAAAAGCTATCTGTGTGATGGAGACTATGACTGTCTGGACAGGAGTGATGAACTCAACTGCC CGTGTAACAAGTTTTCTGAACATCGTTGTGATGACAGTCAGTGTGTACCTAAAAGctatgtgtgtgacagattcAGTGACTGTGTAGACAAGAGTGATGAGTTCAACTGCT cCCAGATAACCATCACAGCAGAACCTGGTGAGACTGTCACTCTGCCATGTGAACAGCCTCACACCAGGATCCTTGCTGTAAAGTGGATCAGACCGGACATGACTCCAACAAATATCGTTTTCTCCCCACTTGACCCACACCTTTTGTTCAGAGAGAATGAAGATAACTATAATTTAGAGCATCAGCATGAATCTTTTAAGAAccgagtggagctgaaggacagtGAGATGACGGATGGAGAAATGTCTTTGATTCtaagaaatgtcacatttaatgacacCGGAACATATGAGTGTTGTGTGTCAGGACACAGATCACGACGTGTCAGTTCTCAGTTCATCCACATTGATTCTCTGTACACATCTTGGTTTATCAGGATCATCCACCTGGATGTTCGTCCATtag TCCAGATAAACCTCACAGCTGAACCTGGAGACACTGTCACTCTGCCATGTCGaactctcacacacaacaccactgtcagcactgtaaagtggatcagacctgaccTGGAGCCAGAAGACATCTTTTTGTACCAGGACAGCTGGTTAGTTCCAGAACAGCAGCATCCATCTTATGTGGACCGGGTGGAACTGAAGGACCATGAGATGAAGGATGGAGACGTGTCAGTGATTCTGCAGGATGTGACAGTTAAGGACACTGGGACATTTGAGTGTCATGTTGtctggaaagaaacaaaacacagactgagCATCGTTCACCTGGATGTTAACTCAG TCCAAACTCCAGCTGATCTAAATCTGTCTGTGGTGAGAAtcctcctccacctggtggtgttctgtccgttcttcatctccactctcctcatggtgtctttatatcaATGCAAACCCACAG GAAGCAATGAACCTGTTTCCTTGTCGATGTCTCTGTCCAACCGAGGAGGGGAGGACTTGGACGAACAAAATGATTATATCATGGATGATGTCATTATTGAGCATCGTTTCTGA
- the LOC113168475 gene encoding CD226 antigen-like isoform X5: protein MALSVSYAAFFTFFWIFGPAADQAGVCALGSEGLQKSDGVKWNQDSVCDMADVHHCGDGRCVPKSYLCDGDYDCLDRSDELNCPQITITAEPGETVTLPCEQPHTRILAVKWIRPDMTPTNIVFSPLDPHLLFRENEDNYNLEHQHESFKNRVELKDSEMTDGEMSLILRNVTFNDTGTYECCVSGHRSRRVSSQFIHIDSLYTSWFIRIIHLDVRPLVQINLTAEPGDTVTLPCRTLTHNTTVSTVKWIRPDLEPEDIFLYQDSWLVPEQQHPSYVDRVELKDHEMKDGDVSVILQDVTVKDTGTFECHVVWKETKHRLSIVHLDVNSVQTPADLNLSVVRILLHLVVFCPFFISTLLMVSLYQCKPTGSNEPVSLSMSLSNRGGEDLDEQNDYIMDDVIIEHRF, encoded by the exons ATGGCTTTATCTGTGTCATATGCGgctttctttacatttttctgGATCTTTGGTCCAGCAGCAGATCAAG CTGGAGTTTGTG CTCTGGGATCTGAAG GGCTGCAGAAAAGTGATGGGGTGAAGTGGAATCAGGATTCAGTGTGTGACATGGCTGATGTACATCATTGTGGTGATGGTCGCTGTGTACCCAAAAGCTATCTGTGTGATGGAGACTATGACTGTCTGGACAGGAGTGATGAACTCAACTGCC cCCAGATAACCATCACAGCAGAACCTGGTGAGACTGTCACTCTGCCATGTGAACAGCCTCACACCAGGATCCTTGCTGTAAAGTGGATCAGACCGGACATGACTCCAACAAATATCGTTTTCTCCCCACTTGACCCACACCTTTTGTTCAGAGAGAATGAAGATAACTATAATTTAGAGCATCAGCATGAATCTTTTAAGAAccgagtggagctgaaggacagtGAGATGACGGATGGAGAAATGTCTTTGATTCtaagaaatgtcacatttaatgacacCGGAACATATGAGTGTTGTGTGTCAGGACACAGATCACGACGTGTCAGTTCTCAGTTCATCCACATTGATTCTCTGTACACATCTTGGTTTATCAGGATCATCCACCTGGATGTTCGTCCATtag TCCAGATAAACCTCACAGCTGAACCTGGAGACACTGTCACTCTGCCATGTCGaactctcacacacaacaccactgtcagcactgtaaagtggatcagacctgaccTGGAGCCAGAAGACATCTTTTTGTACCAGGACAGCTGGTTAGTTCCAGAACAGCAGCATCCATCTTATGTGGACCGGGTGGAACTGAAGGACCATGAGATGAAGGATGGAGACGTGTCAGTGATTCTGCAGGATGTGACAGTTAAGGACACTGGGACATTTGAGTGTCATGTTGtctggaaagaaacaaaacacagactgagCATCGTTCACCTGGATGTTAACTCAG TCCAAACTCCAGCTGATCTAAATCTGTCTGTGGTGAGAAtcctcctccacctggtggtgttctgtccgttcttcatctccactctcctcatggtgtctttatatcaATGCAAACCCACAG GAAGCAATGAACCTGTTTCCTTGTCGATGTCTCTGTCCAACCGAGGAGGGGAGGACTTGGACGAACAAAATGATTATATCATGGATGATGTCATTATTGAGCATCGTTTCTGA
- the LOC113168475 gene encoding CD226 antigen-like isoform X4, whose translation MNVEESAAALGSEGLQKSDGVKWNQDSVCDMADVHHCGDGRCVPKSYLCDGDYDCLDRSDELNCPCNKFSEHRCDDSQCVPKSYVCDRFSDCVDKSDEFNCSQITITAEPGETVTLPCEQPHTRILAVKWIRPDMTPTNIVFSPLDPHLLFRENEDNYNLEHQHESFKNRVELKDSEMTDGEMSLILRNVTFNDTGTYECCVSGHRSRRVSSQFIHIDSLYTSWFIRIIHLDVRPLVQINLTAEPGDTVTLPCRTLTHNTTVSTVKWIRPDLEPEDIFLYQDSWLVPEQQHPSYVDRVELKDHEMKDGDVSVILQDVTVKDTGTFECHVVWKETKHRLSIVHLDVNSVQTPADLNLSVVRILLHLVVFCPFFISTLLMVSLYQCKPTGSNEPVSLSMSLSNRGGEDLDEQNDYIMDDVIIEHRF comes from the exons ATGAATGTAGAGGAGTCAGCAGCAG CTCTGGGATCTGAAG GGCTGCAGAAAAGTGATGGGGTGAAGTGGAATCAGGATTCAGTGTGTGACATGGCTGATGTACATCATTGTGGTGATGGTCGCTGTGTACCCAAAAGCTATCTGTGTGATGGAGACTATGACTGTCTGGACAGGAGTGATGAACTCAACTGCC CGTGTAACAAGTTTTCTGAACATCGTTGTGATGACAGTCAGTGTGTACCTAAAAGctatgtgtgtgacagattcAGTGACTGTGTAGACAAGAGTGATGAGTTCAACTGCT cCCAGATAACCATCACAGCAGAACCTGGTGAGACTGTCACTCTGCCATGTGAACAGCCTCACACCAGGATCCTTGCTGTAAAGTGGATCAGACCGGACATGACTCCAACAAATATCGTTTTCTCCCCACTTGACCCACACCTTTTGTTCAGAGAGAATGAAGATAACTATAATTTAGAGCATCAGCATGAATCTTTTAAGAAccgagtggagctgaaggacagtGAGATGACGGATGGAGAAATGTCTTTGATTCtaagaaatgtcacatttaatgacacCGGAACATATGAGTGTTGTGTGTCAGGACACAGATCACGACGTGTCAGTTCTCAGTTCATCCACATTGATTCTCTGTACACATCTTGGTTTATCAGGATCATCCACCTGGATGTTCGTCCATtag TCCAGATAAACCTCACAGCTGAACCTGGAGACACTGTCACTCTGCCATGTCGaactctcacacacaacaccactgtcagcactgtaaagtggatcagacctgaccTGGAGCCAGAAGACATCTTTTTGTACCAGGACAGCTGGTTAGTTCCAGAACAGCAGCATCCATCTTATGTGGACCGGGTGGAACTGAAGGACCATGAGATGAAGGATGGAGACGTGTCAGTGATTCTGCAGGATGTGACAGTTAAGGACACTGGGACATTTGAGTGTCATGTTGtctggaaagaaacaaaacacagactgagCATCGTTCACCTGGATGTTAACTCAG TCCAAACTCCAGCTGATCTAAATCTGTCTGTGGTGAGAAtcctcctccacctggtggtgttctgtccgttcttcatctccactctcctcatggtgtctttatatcaATGCAAACCCACAG GAAGCAATGAACCTGTTTCCTTGTCGATGTCTCTGTCCAACCGAGGAGGGGAGGACTTGGACGAACAAAATGATTATATCATGGATGATGTCATTATTGAGCATCGTTTCTGA
- the LOC113168475 gene encoding CD226 antigen-like isoform X6 yields MADVHHCGDGRCVPKSYLCDGDYDCLDRSDELNCPCNKFSEHRCDDSQCVPKSYVCDRFSDCVDKSDEFNCSQITITAEPGETVTLPCEQPHTRILAVKWIRPDMTPTNIVFSPLDPHLLFRENEDNYNLEHQHESFKNRVELKDSEMTDGEMSLILRNVTFNDTGTYECCVSGHRSRRVSSQFIHIDSLYTSWFIRIIHLDVRPLVQINLTAEPGDTVTLPCRTLTHNTTVSTVKWIRPDLEPEDIFLYQDSWLVPEQQHPSYVDRVELKDHEMKDGDVSVILQDVTVKDTGTFECHVVWKETKHRLSIVHLDVNSVQTPADLNLSVVRILLHLVVFCPFFISTLLMVSLYQCKPTGSNEPVSLSMSLSNRGGEDLDEQNDYIMDDVIIEHRF; encoded by the exons ATGGCTGATGTACATCATTGTGGTGATGGTCGCTGTGTACCCAAAAGCTATCTGTGTGATGGAGACTATGACTGTCTGGACAGGAGTGATGAACTCAACTGCC CGTGTAACAAGTTTTCTGAACATCGTTGTGATGACAGTCAGTGTGTACCTAAAAGctatgtgtgtgacagattcAGTGACTGTGTAGACAAGAGTGATGAGTTCAACTGCT cCCAGATAACCATCACAGCAGAACCTGGTGAGACTGTCACTCTGCCATGTGAACAGCCTCACACCAGGATCCTTGCTGTAAAGTGGATCAGACCGGACATGACTCCAACAAATATCGTTTTCTCCCCACTTGACCCACACCTTTTGTTCAGAGAGAATGAAGATAACTATAATTTAGAGCATCAGCATGAATCTTTTAAGAAccgagtggagctgaaggacagtGAGATGACGGATGGAGAAATGTCTTTGATTCtaagaaatgtcacatttaatgacacCGGAACATATGAGTGTTGTGTGTCAGGACACAGATCACGACGTGTCAGTTCTCAGTTCATCCACATTGATTCTCTGTACACATCTTGGTTTATCAGGATCATCCACCTGGATGTTCGTCCATtag TCCAGATAAACCTCACAGCTGAACCTGGAGACACTGTCACTCTGCCATGTCGaactctcacacacaacaccactgtcagcactgtaaagtggatcagacctgaccTGGAGCCAGAAGACATCTTTTTGTACCAGGACAGCTGGTTAGTTCCAGAACAGCAGCATCCATCTTATGTGGACCGGGTGGAACTGAAGGACCATGAGATGAAGGATGGAGACGTGTCAGTGATTCTGCAGGATGTGACAGTTAAGGACACTGGGACATTTGAGTGTCATGTTGtctggaaagaaacaaaacacagactgagCATCGTTCACCTGGATGTTAACTCAG TCCAAACTCCAGCTGATCTAAATCTGTCTGTGGTGAGAAtcctcctccacctggtggtgttctgtccgttcttcatctccactctcctcatggtgtctttatatcaATGCAAACCCACAG GAAGCAATGAACCTGTTTCCTTGTCGATGTCTCTGTCCAACCGAGGAGGGGAGGACTTGGACGAACAAAATGATTATATCATGGATGATGTCATTATTGAGCATCGTTTCTGA
- the LOC113168700 gene encoding fibroblast growth factor receptor-like: MKYCVEELIISIYTDVTITITAEPGDTVTLPCKDLSERHFIAVKWIKLDLDEEETFFSSTDPDMYNDFDVSSGDLPISLENGVQLKNSEMRAGEMSLTLRNVNFSDTGTYKCLAFDQNTSSHQLISIIHLDVRPSVTITITAEPGDTVTLPCKDLSERHFIAVKWIKLDLNEEETFFYSPDPDMCNDFDVSSGDLPISLENGVQLKNSEMRAGEMSLTLRNVNFSDTGTYKCLAFDQNTGSHQLISIIHLDVRPSVQTPADLNLSVVRILLHLVVFCLFFISTLLMVSLYQCKPTGSNEPVSMTISLSNRGGEDLDEQDDYIMDDFTIEHRF, from the exons ATGAAATACTGTGTTGAGGAACTTATTATCAGCATCTACACGGATG tcACAATAACCATCACAGCAGAACCTGGTGACACTgtcactctgccatgtaaaGATCTCAGCGAACGTCATTTCATTGCTGTAAAGTGGATCAAACTTGACCTGGATGAAGAAGAAACCTTTTTCTCCTCGACTGACCCAGACATGTATAATGATTTTGACGTGAGTTCAGGTGATCTGCCTATATCTCTTGAGAACGGGGTGCAGCTGAAGAACAGTGAGATGAGGGCTGGTGAAATGTCTTTGACTCTGAGAAATGTGAACTTTTCTGATACTGGAACATACAAGTGTCTGGCCTTTGATCAAAACACAAGTTCACATCAGCTCATCAGCATCATCCACCTGGATGTTCGTCCatcag tcACAATAACCATCACAGCAGAACCTGGTGACACTgtcactctgccatgtaaaGATCTCAGTGAACGTCATTTCATTGCTGTAAAGTGGATCAAACTTGACCTGAATGAAGAAGAAACCTTTTTCTACTCACCTGACCCAGACATGTGTAATGATTTTGACGTGAGTTCAGGTGATCTGCCTATATCTCTTGAGAACGGGGTGCAGCTGAAGAACAGTGAGATGAGGGCTGGTGAAATGTCTTTGACTCTGAGAAATGTGAACTTTTCTGATACTGGAACATACAAGTGTCTGGCCTTTGATCAAAACACAGGTTCACATCAGCTCATCAGCATCATCCACCTGGATGTTCGTCCatcag TCCAAACTCCAGCTGATCTAAATCTGTCTGTGGTGAGAAtcctcctccacctggtggtgttctgtctgttcttcatctccactctcctcatggtgtctttatatcaATGCAAACCCACAG GAAGCAATGAACCTGTTTCCATGACGATATCTCTGTCCAACCGAGGAGGGGAGGACTTGGACGAACAAGATGATTATATCATGGATGATTTCACCATTGAGCATCGTTTCTGA